The following are encoded together in the Fusarium keratoplasticum isolate Fu6.1 chromosome 1, whole genome shotgun sequence genome:
- a CDS encoding Aminomethyltransferase, giving the protein MKGLNMAARAGPRLLASATARPTSFAALRLSQQSVRCASGASSDLKKTPLYDLHVAKGGKLVPFAGYSLPVQYSDLTLAQSHHWTREHASLFDVSHMVQHIFKGKDAAAFLEKVTPSDWANHGLMQSKLTTFLWPGSGGIVDDSVVTRLGEDEYYVVTNGACLDKDTKYFDEELGKFGGDVQWTRLDNSGLVALQGPQSAEILSEVLATDINLKELYFGNAVYGELKLPDGSKTHPVLISRGGYTGEDGFEISFNGKEYPAFETTSPAIEALLAKAGPERLQLAGLGSRDSLRLEAGMCLYGHDLDDTTTPVEAGLSWIIPQARRQSGGFHGAEVIIPQLTTKSKGGSGVTRRRVGLVVQGAPAREGAEIHKDGEKIGTITSGVPSPTLGKNIAMGYIKSGQHKAGTEVDVVIRGRKRQGVVTKMPFVPTKYWKGEA; this is encoded by the coding sequence ATGAAGGGCCTCAACATGGCTGCGAGGGCTGGTCCCCGTCTTCTGGCTTCTGCCACTGCCCGTCCTACGTCATTCGCTGCCCTCCGGCTCTCGCAGCAGAGCGTGCGGTGCGCATCCGGTGCTTCTTCTGACCTCAAGAAGACGCCGCTGTACGACCTGCACGTCGCCAAGGGTGGAAAGCTGGTACCCTTTGCTGGGTACTCGCTCCCCGTGCAGTATTCCGACCTCACGCTCGCTCAGTCTCACCACTGGACCCGGGAGCACGCCTCACTCTTTGATGTGAGCCACATGGTCCAGCACAtcttcaagggcaaggacgCTGCTGCTTTCCTCGAGAAGGTTACGCCTTCGGACTGGGCCAACCATGGTCTCATGCAGAGCAAGCTGACGACCTTTTTGTGGCCCGGCTCCGGTGGTATCGTGGATGATTCCGTCGTCACCAGGCTCGGTGAGGATGAGTACTACGTCGTGACCAACGGTGCCTGCCTCGATAAGGACACCAAGTactttgacgaggagctcggcAAGTTTGGCGGTGACGTCCAGTGGACTCGCCTCGACAACTCTGGTCTGGTTGCTCTGCAGGGTCCCCAGAGCGCCGAGATTCTCAGCGAGGTCCTCGCCACTGACATCAACCTCAAGGAGCTCTACTTTGGCAACGCTGTCTATGGCGAGCTGAAGCTTCCCGACGGTAGCAAGACTCACCCCGTGCTCATCAGCCGCGGTGGCTACACCGGCGAGGATGGCTTTGAAATCTCGTTCAACGGCAAGGAGTACCCTGCCTTTGAGACGACCTCTCCCGCCATCGAGGCCctcctggccaaggccggTCCCGAGCGCCTGCAGCTCGCCGGTCTGGGCTCCCGTGACTCTCTCCGTCTTGAGGCTGGTATGTGCCTCTACGGCCacgacctcgacgacaccACGACCCCAGTCGAGGCGGGTCTGAGCTGGATCATCCCTCAAGCCCGCCGCCAGTCTGGTGGCTTCCACGGTGCCGAGGTCATCATTCCCCAGTTGACAACCAAGAGCAAGGGTGGTTCAGGTGTTACTCGACGACGAGTTGGACTCGTTGTCCAGGGAGCACCTGCTCGTGAGGGTGCTGAGATCCACAAGGATGGTGAGAAGATTGGTACCATCACGAGTGGTGTTCCCAGCCCTACGCTGGGCAAGAACATTGCCATGGGATACATCAAGAGCGGACAGCACAAGGCCGGCACCGAGGTGGACGTTGTTATCCGAGGAAGGAAGCGCCAGGGTGTGGTGACCAAGATGCCTTTTGTGCCGACCAAGTACTGGAAGGGGGAGGCTTAA
- a CDS encoding Endopolyphosphatase, protein MPLTGARLLVAATLFFQTVIPSPILNDDQRVLGTNSFATPQNAQQPSRKLNGKFLHITDFHPDEFYKPHSSTAEGVACHRKQGPAGTYGAETTDCDSPLALVDATLDWIRAHVKDDVDFVVWTGDTARHDSDEKLPRNSGHVLGTNRQVAQKIIDTFSDNGQLDIPVIPTFGNNDFLPHNIFYPGPNKWLKAYSEIWHRFIPEEQRHSFAFGGWFEVEVIPNKLSVISLNTMYFFDRNAGVDGCADTSEPGFKHLEWLSVQLQRLRERGMKAILIGHVPPARTENKQNWDETCWQKYTLWLKQFRDVVTGSVYGHMNIDHFLFQDTNDIDLSLYDQAIEREPIQDDFATESKSDYLVELRDSWTDLPNVAIRDLEADAEDDESDAQDDEVDDLRKKKKGKKGKKKKGLKKIGGKYGERYQLSLVSPSVVPNYFPTIRVIEYNISGLENTPVWSDAFDVNAKVPEQITEIPEFDKPEDEGRQELKRDLEAERKKKKKKKGRKGKKKPKNPQLVVPDDPPKGSLPGPAYSMQPFTFTGYTQYFANLTYINNDMTDPADGSKWRDGDFSDEVPNHDTPQPREFNYEVEYSTFTDKIFKLPDLTVRSYLRLAKRIAKQEKKNKAKQADEVDDDFEDDDDDDDDDEENPDGSDSDVDQSRKKKKGGKKGEKTTRKKSNKVWKHFLQEAFVNTIPEKQLKKWSRK, encoded by the exons ATGCCACTTACAGGCGCCCGACTGCTCGTGGCAGCCACTCTCTTCTTCCAAACCgtcatcccatccccaaTTCTCAACGACGATCAAAGAGTTCTCGGCACGAATTCATTCGCGACACCGCAAAACGCGCAACAGCCGAGCAGGAAGCTAAATGGGAAATTTCTTCACATAACAG ATTTTCATCCTGATGAATTCTACAAGCCCCATTCTTCCACCGCCGAGGGCGTCGCATGCCATCGCAAGCAGGGCCCAGCGGGCACCTACGGCGCCGAGACTACCGACTGCGACTCGCCCCTGGCTCTCGTGGACGCGACTTTGGACTGGATACGCGCCCATGTAAAGGATGACGTCGACTTTGTTGTATGGACTGGCGATACTGCGCGTCAcgacagcgacgagaagCTTCCTCGAAACTCTGGCCACGTGCTGGGAACGAATCGACAGGTAGCCCAGAAGATCATTGACACCTTTTCCGACAATGGCCAGCTCGACATCCCCGTCATCCCAACCTTTGGCAACAATGACTTCCTCCCGCACAACATCTTCTACCCCGGCCCCAACAAGTGGCTCAAGGCCTACAGCGAGATATGGCATCGTTTCATCCCCGAGGAGCAGCGCCACTCGTTTGCCTTTGGCGGCTGGTTTGAGGTCGAGGTTATCCCGAACAAGCTCTCCGTCATCAGTCTGAACACCATGTACTTTTTTGATCGCAACGCTGGTGTCGATGGCTGTGCCGATACATCCGAACCTGGCTTCAAGCATCTCGAATGGCTGAGCGTTCAACTGCAGCGCCTGCGCGAGCGCGGTATGAAGGCCATCCTGATCGGCCACGTCCCACCTGCGAGGACCGAGAATAAGCAGAACTGGGACGAGACGTGCTGGCAAAAGTACACTCTATGGCTAAAGCAGTTCCGCGATGTCGTGACCGGCTCCGTCTATGGTCATATGAACATCGATCACTTCCTATTCCAAGACACCAATGACATTGATCTGAGCCTTTACGACCAGGCTATCGAGCGCGAGCCCATCCAGGACGACTTTGCTACCGAATCGAAGAGTGACTACCTCGTTGAGCTCAGAGATTCATGGACCGACTTGCCTAATGTGGCGATCAGGGACTTGGAAGCGGATGCCGAAGATGACGAGTCTGACGCCCAGGATGATGAAGTGGATGATCttagaaagaaaaagaagggaaagaaaggcaagaagaagaagggcctCAAGAAGATTGGCGGCAAATACGGCGAGCGATACCAGCTTTCTCTGGTCAGCCCCAGCGTGGTTCCCAACTACTTCCCCACCATCCGTGTCATCGAGTACAACATCAGCGGTCTGGAGAACACCCCGGTTTGGTCCGATGCCTTTGACGTGAACGCAAAGGTGCCTGAGCAGATCACTGAAATCCCGGAATTCGATAAgcccgaggacgagggccGACAAGAACTCAAGAGAGACCTTGAAGCTGAgcgaaagaagaagaagaagaagaagggcaggaagggaaagaagaagcccaagaaccCCCAACTCGTGGTTCCAGATGATCCGCCCAAGGGATCGCTCCCTGGCCCTGCGTACTCTATGCAGCCCTTCACTTTCACCGGATACACACAGTACTTTGCCAACCTCACCTACATTAACAATGACATGACGGATCCCGCAGATGGGTCCAAGTGGCGCGACGGCGACTTTAGCGACGAGGTGCCTAACCACGACACCCCTCAGCCGCGCGAGTTCAACTACGAGGTCGAGTACAGCACTTTTACCGACAAGATCTTCAAGCTACCTGACTTGACGGTTAGGAGCTACTTGAGGCTGGCGAAAAGAATCGCaaagcaagagaagaagaacaaggccaagcaggccgatgaggttgatgatgatttcgaagacgacgacgacgacgatgatgacgacgaggagaatcCCGACGGCTCTGACTCTGACGTTGACCagtcaaggaagaagaagaaggggggAAAGAAGGGCGAAAAGACCACTCGCAAGAAGAGCAACAAGGTCTGGAAGCACTTCCTCCAGGAGGCCTttgtcaacaccatccccgagaagcagctcaagaagtGGTCGCGCAAATGA
- a CDS encoding Zn(2)-C6 fungal-type domain-containing protein — MPNTGKPSKDCHLCRSRRVKCDLGRPSCQRCIKYGAECPGYRDEHELVFRNANPTTIKKRKKRTQQQASREVSVISFSDSSSSSGDSATPGTLLDENFGLSPVSSTSTDLVSTAGSDTTLILPQSMNEHWTSQSIPILLNVYSTLEFLHDTYRKNDLNGPLVWAAHLFSRTYVTNLRYPTAIDNGSITETEKELGTYLGKTLSSVGEALKSPGGALRDDVLATVWILTNYELLMGSINRIEPMSPWHLHTRGLYSILKARGTAYFKKENGRAGFWPAYNMVQVQCLLTSTECPPESEEWFSAVRETLHPQEGWALEVSSYITKIAHVQCRMLKILRARDFDAASAEYYDLIGILFQAEDNLKAFETFNIRVDHESDPYMRNMLNSARVKGYQVVLSFANFLTHHIASPIPLDVLKSIRAHCIRLVRGSAQDIMDAVSRNLDAGAFRNNPSPRTLFDALKLIWPLTAVYLVSSTLPEQRESAEKTLRFIGRELGVRQALRVNRGASVLPPEAEAPLELVEDETFDPLPKSAGLM; from the exons ATGCCCAACACGGGAAAGCCGAGCAAGGACTGCCATCTCTGCAGGTCGCGCCGTGTCAAG TGCGATCTTGGCAGACCATCTTGTCAGAGATGCATCAAATATGGAGCTGAGTGTCCTGGCTATCGGGATGAGCATGAGCTTGTATTTCGCAATGCCAATCCAACCACTATCAAGAAACGTAAGAAGAGGACACAGCAGCAGGCAAGCCGTGAGGTTTCTGTCATATCTTTTTCCGActcgtcttcttcaagcgGAGACTCTGCTACTCCCGGAACTCTCTTGGACGAAAACTTTGGATTAAGCCCTgtttcttcaacctcgactGACCTTGTTTCCACTGCGGGCTCTGACACAACTCTCATCCTTCCCCAATCCATGAACGAGCATTGGACCTCTCAGTCTATCCCCATCCTTCTCAACGTCTACTCCACTCTAGAGTTTCTCCACGACACATATAGGAAAAATGATCTCAACGGGCCGCTTGTTTGGGCtgcccatctcttctccCGTACCTATGTCACTAATCTACGATACCCCACTGCCATCGACAATGGATCTATTACCGAGACTGAAAAGGAGCTGGGCACATATCTCGGTAAAACTTTGAGCTCTGTTGGAGAGGCACTGAAGTCACCTGGTGGCGCTCTCCGAGATGATGTCCTTGCAACAGTATGGATTCTAACAAATTACGAG CTTCTCATGGGCTCCATCAACCGCATAGAGCCAATGAGTCCGTGGCACCTCCACACACGGGGTCTATACAGTATTCTCAAAGCGAGAGGCACCGCCTacttcaagaaggaaaatGGTCGAGCTGGCTTTTGGCCAGCATACAACATGGTG CAAGTGCAATGCCTCTTGACAAGCACCGAGTGCCCTCCGGAGTCTGAGGAATGGTTTTCTGCAGTCAGGGAGACTCTACATCCACAAGAGGGCTGGGCGCTCGAGGTGTCCTCCTACATCACCAAGATCGCCCACGTGCAATGCCGCATGTTGAAGATCCTTCGGGCCCGAGACTTTGATGCTGCCTCGGCTGAATACTACGACTTGATCGGCATCTTGTTCCAAGCCGAGGACAACCTGAAAGCATTTGAAACATTCAACATTCGTGTGGACCACGAGTCTGACCCGTACATGCGCAACATGCTCAACTCGGCCCGGGTCAAAGGCTATCAAGTCGTCTTATCTTTTGCCAACTTTTTAACCCACCACATCGCCTCTCCAATTCCGCTTGACGTCCTCAAATCCATCCGCGCACACTGCATCCGGCTGGTGCGTGGATCAGCACAAGATATTATGGATGCAGTGTCCCGGAACTTGGACGCAGGGGCATTCCGGAATaatccatctccaaggactCTGTTTGATGCCTTGAAACTGATATGGCCTCTCACGGCAGTGTACCTCGTATCTTCGACTCTTCCAGAGCAGCGAGAAAGCGCAGAGAAGACACTACGGTTCATAGGCAGGGAGCTTGGAGTTCGGCAGGCCCTCAGGGTGAACCGAGGAGCATCAGTGTTGCCCCCTGAGGCAGAAGCACCGTTGGAGTTGGTTGAGGACGAAACCTTTGACCCATTGCCAAAAAGTGCTGGGTTGATGTGA
- a CDS encoding CENP-V/GFA domain-containing protein — MPAHYSERDIFPLAGGCACGLIRYRFNLPPIIVHACYCTGCQRQTGTVLALNAVIESSAIEILPSASPTVAGSPANPEPAQAGVAPAFARITAAEDPTREPRPSADTVAVCLPSESGLGQTIVSCPTCHTGLWTHYADAGRHLYYVRVGTLDQPWQIEPDVHIYTRSRQAWMAANDGKPSFEEYYPDRRPLLREDALKRFEAVGPKAQEMWAELKPALGRN, encoded by the coding sequence ATGCCAGCTCACTACTCCGAAAGAGACATCTTCCCCCTCGCTGGAGGCTGTGCCTGTGGCCTCATCCGCTACCGTTTCAACCTTCCCCCCATCATCGTCCACGCCTGCTACTGCACCGGTTGTCAGCGTCAGACCGGCACCGTCCTCGCTCTTAACGCCGTCATTGAATCCTCTGCCATTGAGATTCTTCCCTCGGCGTCTCCCACCGTCGCCGGCTCGCCTGCCAACCCGGAACCTGCACAGGCTGGTGTCGCCCCCGCGTTCGCGCGCATCACCGCCGCGGAGGACCCGACGCGAGAGCCCAGGCCGTCCGCTGACACCGTAGCCGTGTGTCTGCCGAGTGAGTCTGGCCTGGGCCAGACCATCGTGAGCTGTCCGACATGTCACACTGGGCTATGGACTCACTACGCCGACGCTGGTCGACACCTCTATTATGTCCGCGTCGGTACGCTGGATCAGCCGTGGCAGATTGAGCCCGACGTGCATATTTACACGCGCAGCCGTCAGGCCTGGATGGCTGCCAACGACGGCAAGCCATCGTTTGAAGAGTATTATCCCGACCGTCGGCCGCTGCTCAGGGAGGATGCTCTCAAGAGGTTCGAGGCGGTAGGTCCCAAGGCCCAGGAGATGTGGGCTGAGCTGAAGCCTGCTCTTGGGAGAAATTGA
- a CDS encoding Multifunctional fusion protein codes for MSSMILNRAGAQGLRSAARVQQMRTAATLATFKTPKVFNEPNQHYVKGSQQREGLTAAIEKLQKKLPVEVPVVVGGKEIKVSALSKQQNPADHATTVASYHTATAADVSAAIDAALAAKPAWESLPFADRAAVFLKAADLISTKYRYDIMAATMLGQGKNAWQAEIDAAAELADFLRFNVHYAEQLYNTQPEHNSPGVWNRLEYRALEGFVYAVSPFNFTAIAGNLPGAPALLGNVVVWKPSDFAIASNWLVYQILLEAGLPKDVIQFVPGNPVEVTKVVLEHKEFAALHYTGSTAVFRKLYGTIGEGIASGRYRSYPRVVGETGGKNFHLIHPSADIDNAVKQTVRGAFEFQGQKCSATSRLYVPKSKWAEFKEKLVAEVEQIKIGNPTDHGNFMGPVIHEASFKKLSGAIDEAKTDKDLELVVGGKYDSSKGYFIHPTIYATTNPAHKFFSTEFFGPILTTYIYDDAAPNAIADVCKLIETTSDYGLTGAVFAADREAARFAEEQLRNAAGNFYVNCKSTGAVVGQQPFGGSRASGTNDKAGSQNLLTRFVNVRAIKEEFTPTTQVTYPSNEI; via the exons ATGTCTTCCATGATCCTCAACCGGGCCGGCGCCCAGGGTCTCCGCAGCGCGGCGAGGGTCCAGCAGATGCGCACCGCCGCTACGCTGGCCACCTTCAAGACCCCCAAGGTCTTCAACGAGCCCAACCAGCACTATGTCAAGGGCAGCCAGCAACGGGAGGGTCTGACTGCTgccattgagaagctgcagaagaagctgcccGTCGAGGTCCCCGTTGTTGTCGGTGGCAAGGAG ATCAAGGTTTCCGCTCTCTCCAAGCAGCAGAACCCCGCTGACCACGCCACCACTGTCGCCTCTTACCACACGGCCACTGCTGCCGATGTCTCGGCTGCTATTGACGCCGCCCTCGCGGCCAAGCCCGCCTGGGAGTCCCTCCCCTTCGCCGACCGAGCTGCCGTCTTCCTCAAGGCTGCCGACCTGATCTCCACAAAGTACCGCTACGATATCATGGCCGCCACCATGCTCGGCCAGGGCAAGAATGCCTGGCAGGCCGAGATCGACGCCGCTGCCGAGCTGGCTGACTTCCTCCGCTTCAACGTCCACTACGCTGAGCAGCTCTACAACACCCAGCCCGAGCACAACTCGCCTGGCGTCTGGAACCGCCTCGAGTACCGCGCCCTCGAGGGCTTCGTCTACGCTGTGAGCCCCTTCAACTTTACCGCCATCGCTGGTAACCTTCCCGGTGCTCCCGCTCTCCTCGGTAACGTCGTCGTTTGGAAGCCCAGTGACTTCGCCATTGCCTCCAACTGGCTCGTCTACCAGATCCTGCTCGAGGCTGGCCTCCCCAAGGATGTTATCCAGTTCGTTCCTGGCAACCCCGTCGAGGTCACCAAGGTTGTTCTCGAGCACAAGGAGTTTGCTGCCCTCCACTACACTGGTAGCACCGCCGTCTTCCGTAAGCTGTATGGCACCATTGGCGAGGGTATCGCTTCGGGCCGCTACCGCTCCTACCCCCGTGTCGTTGGCGAGACTGGCGGCAAGAACTTCCATCTGATCCACCCCTCGGCCGACATTGACAACGCCGTCAAGCAGACTGTCCGTGGCGCCTTTGAGTTCCAGGGCCAGAAGTGCAGTGCTACTTCTCGACTCTACGTGCCCAAGTCCAAGTGggccgagttcaaggagaagctggtcgccgaggtcgagCAGATCAAGATTGGCAACCCCACTGACCATGGAAACTTCATGGGACCTGTCATCCACGAGGCTtccttcaagaagctctctGGAGCCAttgacgaggccaagaccgacAAGGACCTCGAACTCGTTGTCGGCGGCAAGTATGACTCCTCCAAGGGCTACTTCATTCACCCTACCATCTATGCCACCACCAACCCTGCTCACAAGTTCTTCTCGACCGAGTTCTTCGGCCCCATCCTGACCACATACATCTACGACGACGCTGCCcccaacgccatcgccgacgTTTGCAAGCTCATTGAGACCACCTCCGACTACGGTCTCACCGGTGCCGTCTTCGCCGCTGACCGTGAGGCCGCTCGCTTCGCTGAGGAGCAGCTCCGCAACGCCGCCGGCAACTTCTACGTCAACTGCAAGAGCACTGGCGCGGTCGTCGGTCAGCAGCCCTTCGGCGGTTCTCGCGCCTCGGGCACCAACGACAAGGCTGGCAGCCAGAACCTCCTGACCCGCTTCGTCAATGTCCGCGCTATCAAGGAGGAGTTTACTCCTACCACCCAGGTCACTTACCCCAGCAACGAGATCTAA
- a CDS encoding BHLH domain-containing protein produces MPRPGLPLTPGSSSDIKGKDGTQQLASFQLSFELPPPAIHDASRISPTASSSRVSPTDTKSHPLVTTSPGATFPMQPAETVKARRRSSAAKEAKESSFALPPPPTRSRKIIQMKPRAQDTSGDNGAGKEKSKTGGKGSAGTKNTAVTNSKTTGSAAGDVAADEKGKKKQPSATSAAGRKIARKTAHSLIERRRRSKMNEEFAVLKNMIPACTGDMHKLSILQASIEYIRYLEDCVSKLKAQQEEESARTESGRQTPTARDRLPSIREFHPTFRGDPAGSVDEDVEMEDSDVTSPAMTAMPDQQTRHPSISPALPPQDSRHRHHSYSSVSTDHRRYSYSVSAGTSPAFGPQVFGAPSYSRGDASAPTSALTSPALDPQSELDQEAMAALLMLNNDRRDSKGRGLSVRDLLST; encoded by the exons atgcCTCGACCGGGCCTCCCACTCACACCAGGTTCTTCATccgacatcaagggcaaggacggcACTCAACAACTCGCCTCCTTCCAGCTCTCCTTCGAGCTGCCGCCCCCAGCTATCCATGATGCGTCTCGCATCTCCCCCACAGCCTCATCGTCTCGGGTCTCACCCACCGATACCAAGTCACACCCGCTAGTCACCACCTCCCCCGGGGCAACATTTCCCATGCAGCCAGCCGAGACCGTAAAGGCGCGCCGCCGCTCTTCCGCTGCCAAGGAAGCAAAGGAGAGCTCGTTCGCCCTACCACCTCCCCCAACACGATCCCGGAAAATCATCCAGATGAAGCCTCGAGCGCAGGACACCAGTGGCGATAATGGTGCTGGCAAGGAGAAATCGAAGACGGGAGGCAAGGGTTCGGCAGGGACCAAGAACACAGCAGTGACAAACTCAAAAACAACTGGGTCAGCAGCTGGAGATGTCGCGGCAGACGAGAAGGGTAAGAAGAAGCAACCCAGTGCCACGAGCGCGGCAGGACGAAAAATCGCGAGAAAGACGGCCCATAGTTTGATCGAGCGTCGAAGGCGAAGCAAGATGAACGAAGAGTTTGCAGTGCTCAAGAATATGATCCCGGCCTGCACTGGAGATATGCACAAGCTCTCCATTCTACAG GCGTCGATCGAGTATATCCGGTACCTCGAAGATTGTGTGTCCAAGTTAAAGGCACagcaggaggaagagagcgCCCGAACCGAATCCGGCAGACAAACGCCCACGGCCCGAGACCGTTTGCCTTCTATCCGCGAATTCCACCCAACATTTCGAGGTGATCCAGCCGGCTCTGTTGACGAAGacgtcgagatggaggattcGGATGTCACATCGCCTGCCATGACTGCCATGCCAGATCAGCAAACCCGTCATCCATCTATATCACCAGCCCTACCCCCTCAGGATTCTCGCCATCGACACCACTCATATTCATCTGTATCAACAGACCATCGGCGGTACAGCTATAGCGTTTCGGCGGGAACATCGCCTGCTTTTGGTCCGCAAGTGTTTGGGGCACCATCATACAGCCGTGGTGATGCCTCGGCGCCAACTTCAGCCCTAACAAGCCCAGCACTTGACCCCCAGAGCGAGCTTGACCaagaggccatggctgctTTGTTGATGCTGAATAATGATCGTCGGGACTCCAAGGGGCGGGGGCTGTCAGTGCGTGATCTCCTCAGCACATGA